CGTCGATCTTGGCGAGGCCGATCTTCAGCCGGTGGCTCTGATCGAGGTTCTTCAGGTCGTAGACGCGGGCGATCGCCTTCATGATCTCGCCGGCGAGCTTGTCGTCGGCGTTGTGTTCCTTGAGGATGCCCTTCAGGCTGTCGTTGTTGGTGAAGGGGATGAGCTTCTCGTCGAGCCCGTTGCCTGCCGCGGCCCCGGTCTTCTCGGCGTCCGACTTCGCGAAGAAGGAGACGTTCTCGGGGGTGATCTTCAGCGAGATGGCGGAGGCGACGCCGCCGCCGAAGAAGCTCGTCTCGAAGCGATCGGCGTCCGACGTGATGGGCAGTGCCGCGGTCTGGACGGTCCCGTCGGTCAGGAAGCGGGCCTGGTCGCGGACGATCCGTTCCACCTCGCCGGCCGACATGGTCACGTCGGGATCGAAGAGCGTGGAGTCGGCTGGGAAGCTGGTTGTCCGCAGCGCCACTTCGCCCTCGACCTTCGCGTCGTAGAAGGCGGGGTTGCGGCTGCCGGCCGACTTGCCGGACAGGATGTCGGTATCGGCGAAGACCTTGAGCGGGTTGTAGGCGGGCAGGTTGGCCATCGCCTCGCTGCGCTTCTGCGCCAGCGAGGCCGAGATGCGCACGAAGGGGCGGACGCGGATGAGGTCCTTGTCGCCGACGCGGGTCATGGTCGACAGGTTGAGGACCGTGCGGGTGGCGAACTGATCGGCGGTGCTGCGCAGCCGGTCGGCTTTGGGGAGCACGCCGTCGCGGCGGTTGATCGCGACCCGATCGAGCGACCGGGCGGAGTCGGAGCCTGTGTCCGGCGTGGCAGCGAGGGTGTACTGGCCGTCGAGGGCGACCACAAGCGCGCCGCCCATGAGGAACGCGGAGGTCATGCCGGTCAGGACGGTGCCGGCGAGCCAGCGGAGCGAGACCTTCCGACGGTCGAACGGCAGGCCGCTGCCGTCCGCGCGCAGCGGCGGCTCGGGCCCGAGATCGATCTCGTCGTCGTGGGCTGCTCGGATACTCTGCATCGTCTCCGTCGTGTTCAGCTTCGCGAAGCAGCGCCGGACCCGCGGGAGGGCGCCTCAAACTGCACTCTCGCCTGGTCGGCGTCAACGCTCGCCCGTCTCCGAGGAGGGCGTGGGACCCGTGTCCTCCAGCACAAATCGGGCAAAAGATGGAAGACGGATCGCGAGGGCTCGAGGGACGCCGGCAGCCGGACGGGCCGCGGATCGGCCGGATCGAAAAAATTCGAAGAGCCGTGTTGACAGGTGGCGGGGTGGGGGACTAGATAGCGGCCAACGACGAGGGCGGTGGCGCTGCCGAGCGGCAGTGGACTTCGCTCTTGTTTCCGGGTCCTCGGGTGGTTATCTGAGGGTTCGGCGGCCCGGTGAGGGTCAGCTTCTCTCGCAAGACTGAAGCGGTCGGCTCCGAG
This sequence is a window from Prosthecomicrobium sp. N25. Protein-coding genes within it:
- a CDS encoding M23 family metallopeptidase, which produces MQSIRAAHDDEIDLGPEPPLRADGSGLPFDRRKVSLRWLAGTVLTGMTSAFLMGGALVVALDGQYTLAATPDTGSDSARSLDRVAINRRDGVLPKADRLRSTADQFATRTVLNLSTMTRVGDKDLIRVRPFVRISASLAQKRSEAMANLPAYNPLKVFADTDILSGKSAGSRNPAFYDAKVEGEVALRTTSFPADSTLFDPDVTMSAGEVERIVRDQARFLTDGTVQTAALPITSDADRFETSFFGGGVASAISLKITPENVSFFAKSDAEKTGAAAGNGLDEKLIPFTNNDSLKGILKEHNADDKLAGEIMKAIARVYDLKNLDQSHRLKIGLAKIDESTKLKPARVSIYKETSHIVTVALNDDGGYVTAQEPDQNENAMADEIGDDNNIPENGPVPTLYQSLYQTALENQIPQTTIRDLVQIFSYDIDFNQKVKPGDSLEVFYSLADENDAKSVQEVLYTSITVGGQPKRFYRYRSPDDGTVDYYDEAGKSAKKFLMRKPMEGGVFRSGFGGRRHPILGYYRMHTGVDWAAPVGTPILAAGNGTIEEAGWKGGYGRQVKIQHANGYETTYNHMSGFGRGIEKGAKVRQGQVVGYVGTTGLSTGPHLHYEVLINAAYVDPMRVRLPRGKELAGPMLAEFRKEREHVDQLMKSPAPAKVAATN